A genome region from Diorhabda carinulata isolate Delta chromosome 2, icDioCari1.1, whole genome shotgun sequence includes the following:
- the LOC130903458 gene encoding charged multivesicular body protein 1b — protein MGNEMSSSAMEKHLFNLKFAVKELERNSKKCEKEEKQEKAKTKQAIQKGNMEVARIHAENAIRQKNQSLNYLRMSARVDAVASKIQSAVTTRKVTNSMAGVVKAMDVAMKSMNLEKISQVMDKFEQQFEDLGVQTDVLENTMGQTTTTLVPQNDVDSLMQQVADEAGLELNMELPENPQGSTVGTASQMSQEQDELSQRLARLRQAE, from the exons ATGGGTAACGAAATGTCATCTAGTGCTATGGAAA AGCATCTTTTCAATCTTAAATTCGCAGTGAAAGAACTAGAAaggaattcaaaaaaatgtgaaaaagaagaaaagcaaGAAAAAGCCAAAACCAAACAGGCAATCCAAAAAGGCAATATGGAAGTAGCTAGGATTCACGCAGAAAATGCAATTCGGCAAAAAAACCAATCTCTCAATTATTTAAGGATGTCTGCTAGAGTAGATGCCGTTGCTAGTAAAATACAATCTGCAGTTACAACTAGAAAAGTTACGAATTCAATGGCGGGTGTTGTTAAAGCCATGGATGTAGCCATGAAAagtatgaatttagaaaaaatctcACAAGTTATGGATAAATTTGAACAACAATTTGAAGATCTTGGAGTACAAACCGATGTACTGGAAAATACAATGGGACAAACAACAACCACTCTTGTACCACAGAATGATGTAGATTCTCTTATGCAACAAGTCGCTGATGAAGCAGG GTTGGAACTAAATATGGAATTACCAGAAAATCCTCAAGGTTCGACTGTAGGAACGGCTTCACAGATGTCCCAAGAACAAGACGAATTGAGTCAACGACTTGCCAGACTCAGACAAGCAGAATAG